ATTTTATGACCTGGACGCCATGACTGCCGGATTTCAGCCAAGTGACTTGGTCATCATTGCAGCTCGTCCATCCATGGGTAAAACAGCTTTTGTGCTTAACCTCGCCACCAGCTGCGCCGTCGAAAACAACGTACCATGCGCCATCTTTAGTCTAGAAATGTCAAAGGAGTCTCTGGTCCAACGCATGCTTTGCTCTGAAGCTAAAATCGACGCAAATCGTCTGCGTACTGGACACTTGCACACCAATGACTGGACTCATCTAGCAAGCGCCATGGGCAAATTAGGCGATGCCCCGATATACATAGATGACTCCGCCATGGTCAACGTCCTGGAGTTAAGAGCAAAGTGCCGCCGCCTCAAAGCCGAAGCCAAAGGACTCGGTATGATTATCATCGACTACATCCAGCTCATGCAGGGACGCAAAGCGACAGATAACAGAGTGCAAGAAGTATCAGAAATTTCGCGAAGTTTAAAGACTTTAGCCCGCGAATTAAAAACTCCGGTGTTGGCTCTCTCTCAGCTATCACGCGCTGTTGAAGCCCGTCAAAACAAACGCCCCATGCTCTCAGACTTGAGAGAATCCGGCTCAATCGAGCAAGACGCTGACCTTGTGATGTTTATTTATAGAGACGAATACTACAACCCCGAAAGCGAAAAGCGCGGCGAAGCAGAAATCATCATAGCCAAACAAAGAAACGGTCCGGTAGGCACAGTGGACCTCTTGTATCAAGGCAGTATCACGAGATTTCTCAACAAAGTGCACAACCAGTATCCTGACGGCAGTCCTCAATAAGTCGCCACGACTAAAGTGTAAAACTAGCCGGATCTCTCAATTGGATCTGGCACGCTAGCAGACTCATCTGGTCTCAATTGCACCACATTGTGCACGCCTGTCCAGGAGCGGAAGGCACTGCCCAGGGCCTCAGGATTGGCATCAGAATTTGGTGGCACCAGTACATTTACAGCCCCTGGTATGACTGTAATGCGCATCGGAGTAACACCGTGAAACTCACCATCAATCATTGCCGGCATAGGCTTAACCCTGGCTTTGCTGCCATCTTTGCGATGGGGCTTACAGGTTTCGATTGTCGCTTCTTTTACTTTTAATATGTAATAGGGCGCCCTTGTCTCCATACCAGCAACAAATTTGGCACCAACGTCGACATAATCCCTTAATTGCTTAGGATTGAGTACATGCAAATTGAGATAACCATCCGTCAGTGTCTCAATATCACAAGGCTTAGCAAGCCCGAGATCTTCCACATTGGCGACAAAAACACCGGATGCTTCTATCTCAAAACTGACACCACTAGTGGTTATCTTAAATAGACTAGAAGGCTTGGTGATACTATCAAGCATTGAATGCACATAGGCAAAGAGTTTAAAGCTAGTTTTAAAAGCACGTCTTGGTGTGACAAAGGCATCTGATATAGGACCGACGCCAGCCATACCAGCAAAATATTCACCATTCATCATGCCCATATCTATGCGCACAGAGCGCCCATGGACGATGTTTTCAAAGGCATGAGAAAGGGGATTAGCAAAAAACTTTTGCTCAACAATGCCCAGGTTACGCGCCAGTACATTGCCTGTACCCATAGGCAAGATAGCAGCTGGTATTGGCGATCTGGCCTGAGCCA
Above is a window of Candidatus Obscuribacter sp. DNA encoding:
- the dnaB gene encoding replicative DNA helicase — translated: MSAELSTLHDTTLERLPPQSLEAEQAVLGALLVSGDGVSRVVDQLQPEYFYRKAHQVIYACMLDIYDANEPIDIVTVSQFLKDQGKLDMVGGRQYITDLSLSVATTANLEYYAKTVREKAVLRNLIKAGSEIVANCYEESDADAALDKAEHLIFNLAQNRNMQAMVHIKHIVETSFQQIEQRYENRDVLSGVPSGFYDLDAMTAGFQPSDLVIIAARPSMGKTAFVLNLATSCAVENNVPCAIFSLEMSKESLVQRMLCSEAKIDANRLRTGHLHTNDWTHLASAMGKLGDAPIYIDDSAMVNVLELRAKCRRLKAEAKGLGMIIIDYIQLMQGRKATDNRVQEVSEISRSLKTLARELKTPVLALSQLSRAVEARQNKRPMLSDLRESGSIEQDADLVMFIYRDEYYNPESEKRGEAEIIIAKQRNGPVGTVDLLYQGSITRFLNKVHNQYPDGSPQ
- a CDS encoding NAD(+)/NADH kinase — encoded protein: MPKHALVIFNPATKTQLDSEMWLGRVIEELNRHDTFLVTFYPTTPETRPQDLVPLLKPPLDVVIVAGGDGTVRFALAALAQARSPIPAAILPMGTGNVLARNLGIVEQKFFANPLSHAFENIVHGRSVRIDMGMMNGEYFAGMAGVGPISDAFVTPRRAFKTSFKLFAYVHSMLDSITKPSSLFKITTSGVSFEIEASGVFVANVEDLGLAKPCDIETLTDGYLNLHVLNPKQLRDYVDVGAKFVAGMETRAPYYILKVKEATIETCKPHRKDGSKARVKPMPAMIDGEFHGVTPMRITVIPGAVNVLVPPNSDANPEALGSAFRSWTGVHNVVQLRPDESASVPDPIERSG